One window of Entelurus aequoreus isolate RoL-2023_Sb linkage group LG06, RoL_Eaeq_v1.1, whole genome shotgun sequence genomic DNA carries:
- the usp30 gene encoding ubiquitin carboxyl-terminal hydrolase 30 isoform X1 — translation MLWCRPESSDKLVREYLGTGPSVRNKMLKNWGVIGGIAAAIVAGVYVLWGPITERKKRKRGMVPGLLNLGNTCFLNSLLQGLASCPSFIRWLEKFSSSPAIQSCKENKLSTTLLQLLKALSSNEPGDEDVLDAGCLLDVLRLYRWHISSFEEQDAHELFHVLTSSLEDERDRRPKVPHFFDMQSLEVLGGGRRGRRRKLAATLPSVYPRAAVATKVDYHHQNLPEQNERNRTCRSRAPLHPIPSSWKFSHPFHGRLTSIMLCKRCEHQSPVRYDSFESLSLSIPLPQWGRRISLDQCLQHFISSETIKEVECENCTKLQHGTMFSGQVAESQRTTFVKQLKLGKLPQCLCVHLQRLTWSGEGTPIKRQEHVQFSEYLSMDCYKHSASTLITKQSKHLAKNQKSEQSEKVTGKPSANGTDEEHHNNNQPYTNGDCPSVYLHSTSGTSPLGLVFDFRSTEYLFQLSAVLVHHGDMHSGHFVTYRRSPSPPRSSSPPRSSSPYISQWLWVSDDSVRKASFHEVLSSNAYMLFYERVRKQTAAAALHPKE, via the exons ATGTTGTGGTGCCGGCCCGAAAGCTCGGATAAGCTCGTCAGAGAGTACCTTGGCACCGGACCCAGCGTCAG AAACAAGATGCTAAAAAACTGGGGTGTCATCGGTGGTATCGCTGCTGCCATCGTGGCCGGTGTGTACGTTTTGTGGGGCCCGATCACAGAGCGAAAGAAGAGAAAGAGAG GTATGGTTCCCGGTCTGCTGAACCTCGGCAACACTTGCTTCCTGAACTCTTTGCTTCAGGGTTTGGCTTCGTGTCCGTCCTTTATCCGATGGCTGGAGAAGTTTTCAAGTTCACCTGCAATCCAGTCGTGTAAAGAAAACAAACTGTCCACGACACTGCTCCAGCTTCTCAAAG CTCTGTCCAGTAACGAGCCTGGGGATGAAGATGTGCTGGATGCTGGATGCTTGCTGGATGTTCTCAGGCTCTACCGGTGGCACATCAGTTCATTTGAAGAGCAG GATGCTCACGAACTCTTTCATGTACTAACGTCATCACTTGAGGATGAAAGGGACCGCCGGCCTAAAGTCCCCCACTTCTTTGACATGCAGTCTCTTGAG gtgttaggtggtggtcggaggggccgtaggcgcaaattggcagccacgcttccgtcagtctaccccagggcagctgtggctacgaaagtagattaccaccaccag AATCTTCCCGAACAGAATGAAAGAAATAGGACTTGCAGAAGTCGAG CTCCTCTTCACCCGATACCAAGCTCATGGAAGTTTTCGCATCCCTTTCATGGCCGTTTAACAAGCATCATGTTGTGTAAGCGGTGTGAGCATCAA agTCCAGTACGATATGATTCCTTTGAAAGCCTTTCACTGTCCATCCCTTTACCTCAGTGG GGTCGACGCATCTCTCTGGATCAGTGTCTACAGCATTTCATCTCCTCAGAAACCATCAAGGAAGTAGAGTGTGAAAACTGcaccaag CTTCAACATGGAACAATGTTCAGTGGACAGGTTGCAGAGAGTCAGCGGACCACATTTGTAAAGCAGCTTAAATTGGGAAAG CTACCCCAGTGCCTCTGTGTCCATCTGCAAAGACTCACATGGTCCGGCGAAGGAACCCCCATTAAAAGACAAGAGCATGTACAGTTTTCAGAGTATCTTTCAATGGACTGCTACAAACACAGCGCCTCCACACTGATAACGAAGCAGAGCAAACATCTGGCCAAGAACCAAAAATCAGAACAATCAGAAAAGGTTACGGGAAAGCCTTCTGCTAATGGCACTG ATGAAGAGCATCATAACAACAATCAACCCTATACAAATGGAGACTGTCCATCTGTTTATCTACACTCTACTAGTGGGACAAGTCCGCTGGGCCTCGTGTTTGACTTTCG TTCCACAGAGTATCTCTTCCAGCTCAGCGCCGTGCTGGTTCACCATGGTGACATGCACTCAGGACATTTTGTAACGTACCGCCGCAGCCCCTCGCCGCCGCGCAGTTCCTCGCCGCCGCGCAGTTCCTCACCCTACATCTCTCAGTGGCTCTGGGTGTCCGACGACTCCGTCCGCAAAGCCAGCTTCCACGAGGTGCTGTCTTCTAACGCTTACATGCTCTTCTATGAAAGGGTCCGTAAGCAGACCGCCGCCGCCGCCTTGCATCCAAAGGAGTGA
- the usp30 gene encoding ubiquitin carboxyl-terminal hydrolase 30 isoform X2 — protein sequence MLKNWGVIGGIAAAIVAGVYVLWGPITERKKRKRGMVPGLLNLGNTCFLNSLLQGLASCPSFIRWLEKFSSSPAIQSCKENKLSTTLLQLLKALSSNEPGDEDVLDAGCLLDVLRLYRWHISSFEEQDAHELFHVLTSSLEDERDRRPKVPHFFDMQSLEVLGGGRRGRRRKLAATLPSVYPRAAVATKVDYHHQNLPEQNERNRTCRSRAPLHPIPSSWKFSHPFHGRLTSIMLCKRCEHQSPVRYDSFESLSLSIPLPQWGRRISLDQCLQHFISSETIKEVECENCTKLQHGTMFSGQVAESQRTTFVKQLKLGKLPQCLCVHLQRLTWSGEGTPIKRQEHVQFSEYLSMDCYKHSASTLITKQSKHLAKNQKSEQSEKVTGKPSANGTDEEHHNNNQPYTNGDCPSVYLHSTSGTSPLGLVFDFRSTEYLFQLSAVLVHHGDMHSGHFVTYRRSPSPPRSSSPPRSSSPYISQWLWVSDDSVRKASFHEVLSSNAYMLFYERVRKQTAAAALHPKE from the exons ATGCTAAAAAACTGGGGTGTCATCGGTGGTATCGCTGCTGCCATCGTGGCCGGTGTGTACGTTTTGTGGGGCCCGATCACAGAGCGAAAGAAGAGAAAGAGAG GTATGGTTCCCGGTCTGCTGAACCTCGGCAACACTTGCTTCCTGAACTCTTTGCTTCAGGGTTTGGCTTCGTGTCCGTCCTTTATCCGATGGCTGGAGAAGTTTTCAAGTTCACCTGCAATCCAGTCGTGTAAAGAAAACAAACTGTCCACGACACTGCTCCAGCTTCTCAAAG CTCTGTCCAGTAACGAGCCTGGGGATGAAGATGTGCTGGATGCTGGATGCTTGCTGGATGTTCTCAGGCTCTACCGGTGGCACATCAGTTCATTTGAAGAGCAG GATGCTCACGAACTCTTTCATGTACTAACGTCATCACTTGAGGATGAAAGGGACCGCCGGCCTAAAGTCCCCCACTTCTTTGACATGCAGTCTCTTGAG gtgttaggtggtggtcggaggggccgtaggcgcaaattggcagccacgcttccgtcagtctaccccagggcagctgtggctacgaaagtagattaccaccaccag AATCTTCCCGAACAGAATGAAAGAAATAGGACTTGCAGAAGTCGAG CTCCTCTTCACCCGATACCAAGCTCATGGAAGTTTTCGCATCCCTTTCATGGCCGTTTAACAAGCATCATGTTGTGTAAGCGGTGTGAGCATCAA agTCCAGTACGATATGATTCCTTTGAAAGCCTTTCACTGTCCATCCCTTTACCTCAGTGG GGTCGACGCATCTCTCTGGATCAGTGTCTACAGCATTTCATCTCCTCAGAAACCATCAAGGAAGTAGAGTGTGAAAACTGcaccaag CTTCAACATGGAACAATGTTCAGTGGACAGGTTGCAGAGAGTCAGCGGACCACATTTGTAAAGCAGCTTAAATTGGGAAAG CTACCCCAGTGCCTCTGTGTCCATCTGCAAAGACTCACATGGTCCGGCGAAGGAACCCCCATTAAAAGACAAGAGCATGTACAGTTTTCAGAGTATCTTTCAATGGACTGCTACAAACACAGCGCCTCCACACTGATAACGAAGCAGAGCAAACATCTGGCCAAGAACCAAAAATCAGAACAATCAGAAAAGGTTACGGGAAAGCCTTCTGCTAATGGCACTG ATGAAGAGCATCATAACAACAATCAACCCTATACAAATGGAGACTGTCCATCTGTTTATCTACACTCTACTAGTGGGACAAGTCCGCTGGGCCTCGTGTTTGACTTTCG TTCCACAGAGTATCTCTTCCAGCTCAGCGCCGTGCTGGTTCACCATGGTGACATGCACTCAGGACATTTTGTAACGTACCGCCGCAGCCCCTCGCCGCCGCGCAGTTCCTCGCCGCCGCGCAGTTCCTCACCCTACATCTCTCAGTGGCTCTGGGTGTCCGACGACTCCGTCCGCAAAGCCAGCTTCCACGAGGTGCTGTCTTCTAACGCTTACATGCTCTTCTATGAAAGGGTCCGTAAGCAGACCGCCGCCGCCGCCTTGCATCCAAAGGAGTGA
- the usp30 gene encoding ubiquitin carboxyl-terminal hydrolase 30 isoform X3 codes for MLWCRPESSDKLVREYLGTGPSVRNKMLKNWGVIGGIAAAIVAGVYVLWGPITERKKRKRGMVPGLLNLGNTCFLNSLLQGLASCPSFIRWLEKFSSSPAIQSCKENKLSTTLLQLLKALSSNEPGDEDVLDAGCLLDVLRLYRWHISSFEEQDAHELFHVLTSSLEDERDRRPKVPHFFDMQSLENLPEQNERNRTCRSRAPLHPIPSSWKFSHPFHGRLTSIMLCKRCEHQSPVRYDSFESLSLSIPLPQWGRRISLDQCLQHFISSETIKEVECENCTKLQHGTMFSGQVAESQRTTFVKQLKLGKLPQCLCVHLQRLTWSGEGTPIKRQEHVQFSEYLSMDCYKHSASTLITKQSKHLAKNQKSEQSEKVTGKPSANGTDEEHHNNNQPYTNGDCPSVYLHSTSGTSPLGLVFDFRSTEYLFQLSAVLVHHGDMHSGHFVTYRRSPSPPRSSSPPRSSSPYISQWLWVSDDSVRKASFHEVLSSNAYMLFYERVRKQTAAAALHPKE; via the exons ATGTTGTGGTGCCGGCCCGAAAGCTCGGATAAGCTCGTCAGAGAGTACCTTGGCACCGGACCCAGCGTCAG AAACAAGATGCTAAAAAACTGGGGTGTCATCGGTGGTATCGCTGCTGCCATCGTGGCCGGTGTGTACGTTTTGTGGGGCCCGATCACAGAGCGAAAGAAGAGAAAGAGAG GTATGGTTCCCGGTCTGCTGAACCTCGGCAACACTTGCTTCCTGAACTCTTTGCTTCAGGGTTTGGCTTCGTGTCCGTCCTTTATCCGATGGCTGGAGAAGTTTTCAAGTTCACCTGCAATCCAGTCGTGTAAAGAAAACAAACTGTCCACGACACTGCTCCAGCTTCTCAAAG CTCTGTCCAGTAACGAGCCTGGGGATGAAGATGTGCTGGATGCTGGATGCTTGCTGGATGTTCTCAGGCTCTACCGGTGGCACATCAGTTCATTTGAAGAGCAG GATGCTCACGAACTCTTTCATGTACTAACGTCATCACTTGAGGATGAAAGGGACCGCCGGCCTAAAGTCCCCCACTTCTTTGACATGCAGTCTCTTGAG AATCTTCCCGAACAGAATGAAAGAAATAGGACTTGCAGAAGTCGAG CTCCTCTTCACCCGATACCAAGCTCATGGAAGTTTTCGCATCCCTTTCATGGCCGTTTAACAAGCATCATGTTGTGTAAGCGGTGTGAGCATCAA agTCCAGTACGATATGATTCCTTTGAAAGCCTTTCACTGTCCATCCCTTTACCTCAGTGG GGTCGACGCATCTCTCTGGATCAGTGTCTACAGCATTTCATCTCCTCAGAAACCATCAAGGAAGTAGAGTGTGAAAACTGcaccaag CTTCAACATGGAACAATGTTCAGTGGACAGGTTGCAGAGAGTCAGCGGACCACATTTGTAAAGCAGCTTAAATTGGGAAAG CTACCCCAGTGCCTCTGTGTCCATCTGCAAAGACTCACATGGTCCGGCGAAGGAACCCCCATTAAAAGACAAGAGCATGTACAGTTTTCAGAGTATCTTTCAATGGACTGCTACAAACACAGCGCCTCCACACTGATAACGAAGCAGAGCAAACATCTGGCCAAGAACCAAAAATCAGAACAATCAGAAAAGGTTACGGGAAAGCCTTCTGCTAATGGCACTG ATGAAGAGCATCATAACAACAATCAACCCTATACAAATGGAGACTGTCCATCTGTTTATCTACACTCTACTAGTGGGACAAGTCCGCTGGGCCTCGTGTTTGACTTTCG TTCCACAGAGTATCTCTTCCAGCTCAGCGCCGTGCTGGTTCACCATGGTGACATGCACTCAGGACATTTTGTAACGTACCGCCGCAGCCCCTCGCCGCCGCGCAGTTCCTCGCCGCCGCGCAGTTCCTCACCCTACATCTCTCAGTGGCTCTGGGTGTCCGACGACTCCGTCCGCAAAGCCAGCTTCCACGAGGTGCTGTCTTCTAACGCTTACATGCTCTTCTATGAAAGGGTCCGTAAGCAGACCGCCGCCGCCGCCTTGCATCCAAAGGAGTGA